A region from the Acanthopagrus latus isolate v.2019 chromosome 8, fAcaLat1.1, whole genome shotgun sequence genome encodes:
- the LOC119023900 gene encoding GRAM domain-containing protein 4-like isoform X5 codes for MRKHLDRIRFRGQRRDEFQDLAESPNTSDTEGTEEILIKPRVSIRDSEELREAEGEQQSDAQAGPGSFTAALQDDSRTDLNEVKGHLEIALLEKHFLQEELRKLKEESNVDSLRQELEKERSRNSELEQKINDILRSSLEDSPSQSPKVPPTQPPPPAVSSTEKQKDTLSDSFLKWLYDRFGVYIEDFRFQPEDQTVETEEPLSAKRLTENMRRLKRGFKPVTNFKRNLSALSSWYSVYTSAIAFIVYMYAAWHGWVIPMFLFLAILRLSLNYLIARGWRIQWSIVPEVSEPMEPPKEDLTVSEKFQLVLDVAQKAQNLFGKMSNILEKIKNLFMWVQPELTQKLYVGLWVAFISSCLLPYKLLGFIIAVYAGIKFFIIDFIFKSCPKLRQRYDTPFIIWTNLPTDLQLKERSNTTLSRRVPAAVGRGSFGAAAPLGVSRDDDDRRLYSTKRGAFHEVFNLPESEPPLTDSSRFNLKSPDPHLETLCENGWRCCLINRDRKTPTDYIRNGYLYVTENHLCFESSSSRSGSSKRNKVIKLSEITDIQKYKVLSVLPGSGMGISIATPSTQKPMVFGAMIHRDEAFEAIHTQYMKINTMATATNPET; via the exons ATGCGGAAGCATCTGGACAGGATCCGGTTCCGGGGCCAGAGACGGGACGAGTTCCAGGATCTGGCCGAGTCCCCCAACACATCAGACACAGAAGGCACAGAGGAGATCTTGATCAAACCTCGAGTCTCAATTAGAGattcagaggagctgagggaggctgagggagagcagcagagtgatgCTCAG gCTGGTCCAGGTTCATTTACTGCAGCTCTCCAAGATGACTCAAGGACAGATCTCAacgaggtcaaaggtcacctaGAAATTGCCTTGTTAGAGAAACACTTCTTAC aggaggagctgaggaaacTTAAGGAGGAGTCCAACGTGGATTCACTGAgacaggagctggagaaggagcgCAGCAGAAACAGCGAGTTGGAGCAGAAGATCAATGACATCTTGAGATCCAG CCTTGAAGACTCACCTTCTCAGTCGCCTAAAGTCCCACCCACACAACCACCGCCACCTGCAGTCAGCAGTACAG agaaacagaaagacacCCTGTCTGACAGCTTCCTGAAATGGCTTTATGATCGCTTTGGTGTTTATATCGAGGACTTTCGCTTCCAACCGGAGGATCAGACGGTGGAGACGGAGGAGCCGCTGAGTGCCaagag GTTGACTGAAAACATGAGACGGCTCA aACGAGGATTCAAACCTGTGACCAATTTCAAGAGAAACCTTTCTGCCTTATCCAGCTGGTACTCCGTCTACACGTCAGCCATCGCCTTCATT GTCTACATGTATGCAGCATGGCACGGCTGGGTCATCCCGATGTTCCTGTTCCTCGCCATCCTCCGCCTCTCCTTGAATTACCTCATCGCCAg AGGCTGGAGGATCCAGTGGAGCATCGTACCTGAAGTCTCGGAGCCCATG GAGCCTCCTAAAGAAGACCTGACTGTGTCAGAGAAGTTTCAGCTGGTTCTGGACGTCGCTCAGAAAGCTCAG AATCTGTTTGGAAAGATGTCGAACATCctggagaaaataaagaa tctGTTCATGTGGGTTCAGCCGGAGTTGACCCAGAAGCTGTATGTTGGACTGTGGGTggccttcatctcctcctgcctgctgccGTACAAACTTCTGGGATTCATTATAG CTGTGTACGCAGGTATAAAGTTCTTCATCATCGACTTCATCTTTAAGAGTTGTCCTAAGCTGAGGCAACGCTACGACACGCCCTTCATCATCTGGACCAATTTACCCACCGACCTGCAGCTGAAGGAGCGCAGCAACACCACGCTGAGCAGGCGG GTTCCTGCTGCGGTTGGTCGAGGCAGCTTCGgggctgctgctcctctgggtGTCAGCCGGGATGATGATGACAGACGATTGTACAGCACTAAGAGAGGAGCTTTCCACGAAGTCTTCAACCTGCCGGAGAGTGAGCCCCCTCTGACAG acagCAGCAGATTTAACCTGAAGTCTCCTGATCCTCATCTTGAGACTT TGTGCGAGAACGGCTGGCGCTGCTGCCTCATCAACAGAGACCGGAAGACACCGACAGACTACATCCGCAATGGATACCTCTACGTCACTGAGAA TCATCTGTGTTTCGAGAGCTCGAGCTCCAGGTCTGGATCCTCCAAGAGGAACAAAGTCATCAAACTCTCGGAAATTACTGACATACAGAAG TACAAAGTTTTGTCTGTGCTTCCTGGATCTGGGATGGGGATCTCCATAGCGACGCCATCCACTCAAAAG CCGATGGTGTTCGGCGCGATGATCCACAGAGACGAGGCCTTTGAAGCCATCCACACTCAGTACATGAAAATCAACACCATGGCGACAGCCACCAACCCAGAGACATAG
- the LOC119023900 gene encoding GRAM domain-containing protein 4-like isoform X1 — MRKHLDRIRFRGQRRDEFQDLAESPNTSDTEGTEEILIKPRVSIRDSEELREAEGEQQSDAQAGPGSFTAALQDDSRTDLNEVKGHLEIALLEKHFLQEELRKLKEESNVDSLRQELEKERSRNSELEQKINDILRSSLEDSPSQSPKVPPTQPPPPAVSSTEKQKDTLSDSFLKWLYDRFGVYIEDFRFQPEDQTVETEEPLSAKRLTENMRRLKRGFKPVTNFKRNLSALSSWYSVYTSAIAFIVYMYAAWHGWVIPMFLFLAILRLSLNYLIARGWRIQWSIVPEVSEPMEPPKEDLTVSEKFQLVLDVAQKAQNLFGKMSNILEKIKNLFMWVQPELTQKLYVGLWVAFISSCLLPYKLLGFIIAVYAGIKFFIIDFIFKSCPKLRQRYDTPFIIWTNLPTDLQLKERSNTTLSRRSKCCSVFDNAAGMKRITQTEAEGESLISWRVEAERQHFILLSYYLLDLMLMESQVPAAVGRGSFGAAAPLGVSRDDDDRRLYSTKRGAFHEVFNLPESEPPLTDSSRFNLKSPDPHLETLCENGWRCCLINRDRKTPTDYIRNGYLYVTENHLCFESSSSRSGSSKRNKVIKLSEITDIQKYKVLSVLPGSGMGISIATPSTQKPMVFGAMIHRDEAFEAIHTQYMKINTMATATNPET, encoded by the exons ATGCGGAAGCATCTGGACAGGATCCGGTTCCGGGGCCAGAGACGGGACGAGTTCCAGGATCTGGCCGAGTCCCCCAACACATCAGACACAGAAGGCACAGAGGAGATCTTGATCAAACCTCGAGTCTCAATTAGAGattcagaggagctgagggaggctgagggagagcagcagagtgatgCTCAG gCTGGTCCAGGTTCATTTACTGCAGCTCTCCAAGATGACTCAAGGACAGATCTCAacgaggtcaaaggtcacctaGAAATTGCCTTGTTAGAGAAACACTTCTTAC aggaggagctgaggaaacTTAAGGAGGAGTCCAACGTGGATTCACTGAgacaggagctggagaaggagcgCAGCAGAAACAGCGAGTTGGAGCAGAAGATCAATGACATCTTGAGATCCAG CCTTGAAGACTCACCTTCTCAGTCGCCTAAAGTCCCACCCACACAACCACCGCCACCTGCAGTCAGCAGTACAG agaaacagaaagacacCCTGTCTGACAGCTTCCTGAAATGGCTTTATGATCGCTTTGGTGTTTATATCGAGGACTTTCGCTTCCAACCGGAGGATCAGACGGTGGAGACGGAGGAGCCGCTGAGTGCCaagag GTTGACTGAAAACATGAGACGGCTCA aACGAGGATTCAAACCTGTGACCAATTTCAAGAGAAACCTTTCTGCCTTATCCAGCTGGTACTCCGTCTACACGTCAGCCATCGCCTTCATT GTCTACATGTATGCAGCATGGCACGGCTGGGTCATCCCGATGTTCCTGTTCCTCGCCATCCTCCGCCTCTCCTTGAATTACCTCATCGCCAg AGGCTGGAGGATCCAGTGGAGCATCGTACCTGAAGTCTCGGAGCCCATG GAGCCTCCTAAAGAAGACCTGACTGTGTCAGAGAAGTTTCAGCTGGTTCTGGACGTCGCTCAGAAAGCTCAG AATCTGTTTGGAAAGATGTCGAACATCctggagaaaataaagaa tctGTTCATGTGGGTTCAGCCGGAGTTGACCCAGAAGCTGTATGTTGGACTGTGGGTggccttcatctcctcctgcctgctgccGTACAAACTTCTGGGATTCATTATAG CTGTGTACGCAGGTATAAAGTTCTTCATCATCGACTTCATCTTTAAGAGTTGTCCTAAGCTGAGGCAACGCTACGACACGCCCTTCATCATCTGGACCAATTTACCCACCGACCTGCAGCTGAAGGAGCGCAGCAACACCACGCTGAGCAGGCGG AGCAAATGTTGTAGTGTCTTCGACAACGCTGCAGGCATGAAACgcatcacacagacagaagcagaaggAGAATCTTTGATCAGCTGGAGAGTtgaggcagagaggcagcatTTTATACTTTTAAGTTATTATCTACTGGAcctcatgttgatggaaagtcag GTTCCTGCTGCGGTTGGTCGAGGCAGCTTCGgggctgctgctcctctgggtGTCAGCCGGGATGATGATGACAGACGATTGTACAGCACTAAGAGAGGAGCTTTCCACGAAGTCTTCAACCTGCCGGAGAGTGAGCCCCCTCTGACAG acagCAGCAGATTTAACCTGAAGTCTCCTGATCCTCATCTTGAGACTT TGTGCGAGAACGGCTGGCGCTGCTGCCTCATCAACAGAGACCGGAAGACACCGACAGACTACATCCGCAATGGATACCTCTACGTCACTGAGAA TCATCTGTGTTTCGAGAGCTCGAGCTCCAGGTCTGGATCCTCCAAGAGGAACAAAGTCATCAAACTCTCGGAAATTACTGACATACAGAAG TACAAAGTTTTGTCTGTGCTTCCTGGATCTGGGATGGGGATCTCCATAGCGACGCCATCCACTCAAAAG CCGATGGTGTTCGGCGCGATGATCCACAGAGACGAGGCCTTTGAAGCCATCCACACTCAGTACATGAAAATCAACACCATGGCGACAGCCACCAACCCAGAGACATAG
- the LOC119023900 gene encoding GRAM domain-containing protein 4-like isoform X2, whose amino-acid sequence MRKHLDRIRFRGQRRDEFQDLAESPNTSDTEGTEEILIKPRVSIRDSEELREAEGEQQSDAQAGPGSFTAALQDDSRTDLNEVKGHLEIALLEKHFLQEELRKLKEESNVDSLRQELEKERSRNSELEQKINDILRSSLEDSPSQSPKVPPTQPPPPAVSSTEKQKDTLSDSFLKWLYDRFGVYIEDFRFQPEDQTVETEEPLSAKRLTENMRRLKRGFKPVTNFKRNLSALSSWYSVYTSAIAFIVYMYAAWHGWVIPMFLFLAILRLSLNYLIARGWRIQWSIVPEVSEPMEPPKEDLTVSEKFQLVLDVAQKAQNLFGKMSNILEKIKNLFMWVQPELTQKLYVGLWVAFISSCLLPYKLLGFIIAVYAGIKFFIIDFIFKSCPKLRQRYDTPFIIWTNLPTDLQLKERSNTTLSRRSKCCSVFDNAAGMKRITQTEAEGESLISWRVEAERQHFILLSYYLLDLMLMVPAAVGRGSFGAAAPLGVSRDDDDRRLYSTKRGAFHEVFNLPESEPPLTDSSRFNLKSPDPHLETLCENGWRCCLINRDRKTPTDYIRNGYLYVTENHLCFESSSSRSGSSKRNKVIKLSEITDIQKYKVLSVLPGSGMGISIATPSTQKPMVFGAMIHRDEAFEAIHTQYMKINTMATATNPET is encoded by the exons ATGCGGAAGCATCTGGACAGGATCCGGTTCCGGGGCCAGAGACGGGACGAGTTCCAGGATCTGGCCGAGTCCCCCAACACATCAGACACAGAAGGCACAGAGGAGATCTTGATCAAACCTCGAGTCTCAATTAGAGattcagaggagctgagggaggctgagggagagcagcagagtgatgCTCAG gCTGGTCCAGGTTCATTTACTGCAGCTCTCCAAGATGACTCAAGGACAGATCTCAacgaggtcaaaggtcacctaGAAATTGCCTTGTTAGAGAAACACTTCTTAC aggaggagctgaggaaacTTAAGGAGGAGTCCAACGTGGATTCACTGAgacaggagctggagaaggagcgCAGCAGAAACAGCGAGTTGGAGCAGAAGATCAATGACATCTTGAGATCCAG CCTTGAAGACTCACCTTCTCAGTCGCCTAAAGTCCCACCCACACAACCACCGCCACCTGCAGTCAGCAGTACAG agaaacagaaagacacCCTGTCTGACAGCTTCCTGAAATGGCTTTATGATCGCTTTGGTGTTTATATCGAGGACTTTCGCTTCCAACCGGAGGATCAGACGGTGGAGACGGAGGAGCCGCTGAGTGCCaagag GTTGACTGAAAACATGAGACGGCTCA aACGAGGATTCAAACCTGTGACCAATTTCAAGAGAAACCTTTCTGCCTTATCCAGCTGGTACTCCGTCTACACGTCAGCCATCGCCTTCATT GTCTACATGTATGCAGCATGGCACGGCTGGGTCATCCCGATGTTCCTGTTCCTCGCCATCCTCCGCCTCTCCTTGAATTACCTCATCGCCAg AGGCTGGAGGATCCAGTGGAGCATCGTACCTGAAGTCTCGGAGCCCATG GAGCCTCCTAAAGAAGACCTGACTGTGTCAGAGAAGTTTCAGCTGGTTCTGGACGTCGCTCAGAAAGCTCAG AATCTGTTTGGAAAGATGTCGAACATCctggagaaaataaagaa tctGTTCATGTGGGTTCAGCCGGAGTTGACCCAGAAGCTGTATGTTGGACTGTGGGTggccttcatctcctcctgcctgctgccGTACAAACTTCTGGGATTCATTATAG CTGTGTACGCAGGTATAAAGTTCTTCATCATCGACTTCATCTTTAAGAGTTGTCCTAAGCTGAGGCAACGCTACGACACGCCCTTCATCATCTGGACCAATTTACCCACCGACCTGCAGCTGAAGGAGCGCAGCAACACCACGCTGAGCAGGCGG AGCAAATGTTGTAGTGTCTTCGACAACGCTGCAGGCATGAAACgcatcacacagacagaagcagaaggAGAATCTTTGATCAGCTGGAGAGTtgaggcagagaggcagcatTTTATACTTTTAAGTTATTATCTACTGGAcctcatgttgatg GTTCCTGCTGCGGTTGGTCGAGGCAGCTTCGgggctgctgctcctctgggtGTCAGCCGGGATGATGATGACAGACGATTGTACAGCACTAAGAGAGGAGCTTTCCACGAAGTCTTCAACCTGCCGGAGAGTGAGCCCCCTCTGACAG acagCAGCAGATTTAACCTGAAGTCTCCTGATCCTCATCTTGAGACTT TGTGCGAGAACGGCTGGCGCTGCTGCCTCATCAACAGAGACCGGAAGACACCGACAGACTACATCCGCAATGGATACCTCTACGTCACTGAGAA TCATCTGTGTTTCGAGAGCTCGAGCTCCAGGTCTGGATCCTCCAAGAGGAACAAAGTCATCAAACTCTCGGAAATTACTGACATACAGAAG TACAAAGTTTTGTCTGTGCTTCCTGGATCTGGGATGGGGATCTCCATAGCGACGCCATCCACTCAAAAG CCGATGGTGTTCGGCGCGATGATCCACAGAGACGAGGCCTTTGAAGCCATCCACACTCAGTACATGAAAATCAACACCATGGCGACAGCCACCAACCCAGAGACATAG
- the LOC119023900 gene encoding GRAM domain-containing protein 4-like isoform X4 — protein sequence MRKHLDRIRFRGQRRDEFQDLAESPNTSDTEGTEEILIKPRVSIRDSEELREAEGEQQSDAQAGPGSFTAALQDDSRTDLNEVKGHLEIALLEKHFLQEELRKLKEESNVDSLRQELEKERSRNSELEQKINDILRSSLEDSPSQSPKVPPTQPPPPAVSSTEKQKDTLSDSFLKWLYDRFGVYIEDFRFQPEDQTVETEEPLSAKRLTENMRRLKRGFKPVTNFKRNLSALSSWYSVYTSAIAFIVYMYAAWHGWVIPMFLFLAILRLSLNYLIARGWRIQWSIVPEVSEPMEPPKEDLTVSEKFQLVLDVAQKAQNLFGKMSNILEKIKNLFMWVQPELTQKLYVGLWVAFISSCLLPYKLLGFIIAVYAGIKFFIIDFIFKSCPKLRQRYDTPFIIWTNLPTDLQLKERSNTTLSRRSKCCSVFDNAAGMKRITQTEAEGESLISWRVEVPAAVGRGSFGAAAPLGVSRDDDDRRLYSTKRGAFHEVFNLPESEPPLTDSSRFNLKSPDPHLETLCENGWRCCLINRDRKTPTDYIRNGYLYVTENHLCFESSSSRSGSSKRNKVIKLSEITDIQKYKVLSVLPGSGMGISIATPSTQKPMVFGAMIHRDEAFEAIHTQYMKINTMATATNPET from the exons ATGCGGAAGCATCTGGACAGGATCCGGTTCCGGGGCCAGAGACGGGACGAGTTCCAGGATCTGGCCGAGTCCCCCAACACATCAGACACAGAAGGCACAGAGGAGATCTTGATCAAACCTCGAGTCTCAATTAGAGattcagaggagctgagggaggctgagggagagcagcagagtgatgCTCAG gCTGGTCCAGGTTCATTTACTGCAGCTCTCCAAGATGACTCAAGGACAGATCTCAacgaggtcaaaggtcacctaGAAATTGCCTTGTTAGAGAAACACTTCTTAC aggaggagctgaggaaacTTAAGGAGGAGTCCAACGTGGATTCACTGAgacaggagctggagaaggagcgCAGCAGAAACAGCGAGTTGGAGCAGAAGATCAATGACATCTTGAGATCCAG CCTTGAAGACTCACCTTCTCAGTCGCCTAAAGTCCCACCCACACAACCACCGCCACCTGCAGTCAGCAGTACAG agaaacagaaagacacCCTGTCTGACAGCTTCCTGAAATGGCTTTATGATCGCTTTGGTGTTTATATCGAGGACTTTCGCTTCCAACCGGAGGATCAGACGGTGGAGACGGAGGAGCCGCTGAGTGCCaagag GTTGACTGAAAACATGAGACGGCTCA aACGAGGATTCAAACCTGTGACCAATTTCAAGAGAAACCTTTCTGCCTTATCCAGCTGGTACTCCGTCTACACGTCAGCCATCGCCTTCATT GTCTACATGTATGCAGCATGGCACGGCTGGGTCATCCCGATGTTCCTGTTCCTCGCCATCCTCCGCCTCTCCTTGAATTACCTCATCGCCAg AGGCTGGAGGATCCAGTGGAGCATCGTACCTGAAGTCTCGGAGCCCATG GAGCCTCCTAAAGAAGACCTGACTGTGTCAGAGAAGTTTCAGCTGGTTCTGGACGTCGCTCAGAAAGCTCAG AATCTGTTTGGAAAGATGTCGAACATCctggagaaaataaagaa tctGTTCATGTGGGTTCAGCCGGAGTTGACCCAGAAGCTGTATGTTGGACTGTGGGTggccttcatctcctcctgcctgctgccGTACAAACTTCTGGGATTCATTATAG CTGTGTACGCAGGTATAAAGTTCTTCATCATCGACTTCATCTTTAAGAGTTGTCCTAAGCTGAGGCAACGCTACGACACGCCCTTCATCATCTGGACCAATTTACCCACCGACCTGCAGCTGAAGGAGCGCAGCAACACCACGCTGAGCAGGCGG AGCAAATGTTGTAGTGTCTTCGACAACGCTGCAGGCATGAAACgcatcacacagacagaagcagaaggAGAATCTTTGATCAGCTGGAGAGTtgag GTTCCTGCTGCGGTTGGTCGAGGCAGCTTCGgggctgctgctcctctgggtGTCAGCCGGGATGATGATGACAGACGATTGTACAGCACTAAGAGAGGAGCTTTCCACGAAGTCTTCAACCTGCCGGAGAGTGAGCCCCCTCTGACAG acagCAGCAGATTTAACCTGAAGTCTCCTGATCCTCATCTTGAGACTT TGTGCGAGAACGGCTGGCGCTGCTGCCTCATCAACAGAGACCGGAAGACACCGACAGACTACATCCGCAATGGATACCTCTACGTCACTGAGAA TCATCTGTGTTTCGAGAGCTCGAGCTCCAGGTCTGGATCCTCCAAGAGGAACAAAGTCATCAAACTCTCGGAAATTACTGACATACAGAAG TACAAAGTTTTGTCTGTGCTTCCTGGATCTGGGATGGGGATCTCCATAGCGACGCCATCCACTCAAAAG CCGATGGTGTTCGGCGCGATGATCCACAGAGACGAGGCCTTTGAAGCCATCCACACTCAGTACATGAAAATCAACACCATGGCGACAGCCACCAACCCAGAGACATAG
- the LOC119023900 gene encoding GRAM domain-containing protein 4-like isoform X3, with amino-acid sequence MRKHLDRIRFRGQRRDEFQDLAESPNTSDTEGTEEILIKPRVSIRDSEELREAEGEQQSDAQAGPGSFTAALQDDSRTDLNEVKGHLEIALLEKHFLQEELRKLKEESNVDSLRQELEKERSRNSELEQKINDILRSSLEDSPSQSPKVPPTQPPPPAVSSTEKQKDTLSDSFLKWLYDRFGVYIEDFRFQPEDQTVETEEPLSAKRLTENMRRLKRGFKPVTNFKRNLSALSSWYSVYTSAIAFIVYMYAAWHGWVIPMFLFLAILRLSLNYLIARGWRIQWSIVPEVSEPMEPPKEDLTVSEKFQLVLDVAQKAQNLFGKMSNILEKIKNLFMWVQPELTQKLYVGLWVAFISSCLLPYKLLGFIIAVYAGIKFFIIDFIFKSCPKLRQRYDTPFIIWTNLPTDLQLKERSNTTLSRRSKCCSVFDNAAGMKRITQTEAEGESLISWRVEAERQHFILLSYYLLDLMLMESQVPAAVGRGSFGAAAPLGVSRDDDDRRLYSTKRGAFHEVFNLPESEPPLTVCENGWRCCLINRDRKTPTDYIRNGYLYVTENHLCFESSSSRSGSSKRNKVIKLSEITDIQKYKVLSVLPGSGMGISIATPSTQKPMVFGAMIHRDEAFEAIHTQYMKINTMATATNPET; translated from the exons ATGCGGAAGCATCTGGACAGGATCCGGTTCCGGGGCCAGAGACGGGACGAGTTCCAGGATCTGGCCGAGTCCCCCAACACATCAGACACAGAAGGCACAGAGGAGATCTTGATCAAACCTCGAGTCTCAATTAGAGattcagaggagctgagggaggctgagggagagcagcagagtgatgCTCAG gCTGGTCCAGGTTCATTTACTGCAGCTCTCCAAGATGACTCAAGGACAGATCTCAacgaggtcaaaggtcacctaGAAATTGCCTTGTTAGAGAAACACTTCTTAC aggaggagctgaggaaacTTAAGGAGGAGTCCAACGTGGATTCACTGAgacaggagctggagaaggagcgCAGCAGAAACAGCGAGTTGGAGCAGAAGATCAATGACATCTTGAGATCCAG CCTTGAAGACTCACCTTCTCAGTCGCCTAAAGTCCCACCCACACAACCACCGCCACCTGCAGTCAGCAGTACAG agaaacagaaagacacCCTGTCTGACAGCTTCCTGAAATGGCTTTATGATCGCTTTGGTGTTTATATCGAGGACTTTCGCTTCCAACCGGAGGATCAGACGGTGGAGACGGAGGAGCCGCTGAGTGCCaagag GTTGACTGAAAACATGAGACGGCTCA aACGAGGATTCAAACCTGTGACCAATTTCAAGAGAAACCTTTCTGCCTTATCCAGCTGGTACTCCGTCTACACGTCAGCCATCGCCTTCATT GTCTACATGTATGCAGCATGGCACGGCTGGGTCATCCCGATGTTCCTGTTCCTCGCCATCCTCCGCCTCTCCTTGAATTACCTCATCGCCAg AGGCTGGAGGATCCAGTGGAGCATCGTACCTGAAGTCTCGGAGCCCATG GAGCCTCCTAAAGAAGACCTGACTGTGTCAGAGAAGTTTCAGCTGGTTCTGGACGTCGCTCAGAAAGCTCAG AATCTGTTTGGAAAGATGTCGAACATCctggagaaaataaagaa tctGTTCATGTGGGTTCAGCCGGAGTTGACCCAGAAGCTGTATGTTGGACTGTGGGTggccttcatctcctcctgcctgctgccGTACAAACTTCTGGGATTCATTATAG CTGTGTACGCAGGTATAAAGTTCTTCATCATCGACTTCATCTTTAAGAGTTGTCCTAAGCTGAGGCAACGCTACGACACGCCCTTCATCATCTGGACCAATTTACCCACCGACCTGCAGCTGAAGGAGCGCAGCAACACCACGCTGAGCAGGCGG AGCAAATGTTGTAGTGTCTTCGACAACGCTGCAGGCATGAAACgcatcacacagacagaagcagaaggAGAATCTTTGATCAGCTGGAGAGTtgaggcagagaggcagcatTTTATACTTTTAAGTTATTATCTACTGGAcctcatgttgatggaaagtcag GTTCCTGCTGCGGTTGGTCGAGGCAGCTTCGgggctgctgctcctctgggtGTCAGCCGGGATGATGATGACAGACGATTGTACAGCACTAAGAGAGGAGCTTTCCACGAAGTCTTCAACCTGCCGGAGAGTGAGCCCCCTCTGACAG TGTGCGAGAACGGCTGGCGCTGCTGCCTCATCAACAGAGACCGGAAGACACCGACAGACTACATCCGCAATGGATACCTCTACGTCACTGAGAA TCATCTGTGTTTCGAGAGCTCGAGCTCCAGGTCTGGATCCTCCAAGAGGAACAAAGTCATCAAACTCTCGGAAATTACTGACATACAGAAG TACAAAGTTTTGTCTGTGCTTCCTGGATCTGGGATGGGGATCTCCATAGCGACGCCATCCACTCAAAAG CCGATGGTGTTCGGCGCGATGATCCACAGAGACGAGGCCTTTGAAGCCATCCACACTCAGTACATGAAAATCAACACCATGGCGACAGCCACCAACCCAGAGACATAG